In a genomic window of Tissierella sp. Yu-01:
- a CDS encoding aminopeptidase P family protein: MEKEFFIRNRKKLAERLDNDSILLLFAGNAPYKSADEQYPFVPNRNFYYITGIDEKKVIYSMSKINGELSEKLFIERPDPIMAKWVGATISEEEAIKKSGIEDILYLDKFEDEIGSILNRNKIEKLYLDLERQELRTSITEAQAFAKIIIERYPYMAIKNIYYDITEFRMIKTQKEINLIRKAIEITNAGISSMMDNAKPGMMEYEIEAYFDFVLKKNGITNRAFETIAGSGINGTILHYSSNNSKTKDGDLILFDLGAQYKYYNADITRTFPVSGKFTERQKQIYNIVLKANKAVEEAAKPGVKYKKLNEIAKKILAEGCSELGLIEDESEISRYYFHTVSHYLGADTHDVGMYDVELKPGMVITNEPGLYIEEEEIGIRIEDDLLITVDGCENLSKGIIKTVEEIEAYMNKQDN; this comes from the coding sequence ATGGAAAAGGAGTTCTTCATAAGAAACAGAAAAAAACTAGCAGAAAGATTGGATAATGATAGTATTCTATTGTTATTTGCAGGAAATGCACCATATAAGTCTGCAGATGAACAATATCCATTTGTGCCAAATAGAAATTTTTATTATATAACCGGTATAGATGAGAAAAAAGTTATATACTCTATGAGTAAAATTAATGGGGAGCTTTCAGAAAAATTATTTATTGAAAGACCAGACCCTATAATGGCTAAATGGGTAGGAGCTACGATTTCTGAAGAAGAGGCAATAAAAAAATCAGGAATAGAGGATATTCTATATCTAGATAAGTTTGAGGATGAAATTGGCTCAATATTAAATAGAAATAAAATTGAAAAATTATATCTAGATCTTGAAAGACAAGAACTAAGAACAAGTATAACAGAAGCTCAAGCTTTTGCAAAAATCATAATTGAAAGATATCCATATATGGCAATTAAAAATATTTATTATGATATTACAGAATTTAGAATGATAAAAACCCAGAAAGAAATAAACTTGATTCGAAAAGCAATAGAAATAACCAATGCGGGTATAAGCAGTATGATGGATAATGCCAAACCAGGAATGATGGAATATGAAATTGAAGCATATTTTGACTTTGTTTTAAAGAAAAACGGTATTACTAATAGAGCCTTTGAAACTATTGCTGGAAGCGGTATTAATGGCACCATACTACATTACTCATCTAACAACAGCAAAACGAAAGATGGGGATCTTATTTTATTTGATTTAGGCGCCCAATACAAATATTATAATGCAGATATTACTCGCACTTTTCCGGTAAGTGGAAAATTTACTGAAAGACAAAAACAAATTTATAATATTGTTCTTAAAGCAAATAAAGCTGTTGAAGAAGCAGCAAAGCCTGGAGTTAAGTATAAAAAGTTAAATGAAATTGCTAAGAAAATATTAGCAGAAGGCTGTAGTGAATTAGGTTTAATAGAGGATGAAAGTGAGATTTCGAGATACTATTTCCATACTGTTTCTCATTATTTAGGAGCAGATACTCACGACGTAGGAATGTATGATGTAGAACTTAAACCGGGAATGGTAATAACCAATGAACCAGGTCTATATATTGAGGAAGAAGAAATAGGTATTAGAATTGAAGATGATTTACTCATTACAGTAGATGGTTGTGAAAACCTATCAAAGGGTATTATAAAAACAGTTGAAGAAATTGAAGCATATATGAATAAACAAGATAATTAA
- a CDS encoding aminopeptidase, with protein MTENLVKKFPNAWTQLKDGEKEEVFKFSEEYKIFMDNGKTERESTDEIIKQAKEHGFISFEEVLSKGKVNSGDKIFAENKGKGVALFVMGEDSLEKGMKIVGAHLDAPRLDLKAQPLYEDGGLALFKTHYYGGIKKYQWVATPLALHGVIFTKKGEKVNIVIGEDENDPVLYITDLLPHLAKDQMEKKMGEGITGEGLNVLIGSIPYDGDKKDETVKLNVLRLLNEKYGIEEEDFAVAEIEIVPAGKARDVGIDRSMIAAHGHDDRVCSFAALKAVFEVESTKQTVVGLFVDKEEVGSMGNTGMESMFFENVVAELLNLQGITSYLGLRRSMANSKVLSGDVTAGFDPNFPDVLDKHNASFIGKGVTLTKYTGSRGKSGSNDANAEFLAEMRYIFNANDVSWQVGELGKVDQGGGGTIAYILANKGAEVVDCGTPMLSMHAPIELISKVDLYMTYKAYKAFYQA; from the coding sequence ATGACTGAGAATTTAGTTAAGAAGTTTCCTAACGCCTGGACACAATTAAAGGATGGGGAGAAGGAAGAAGTTTTTAAATTTAGCGAAGAATATAAGATTTTTATGGATAATGGAAAAACTGAAAGGGAAAGTACAGATGAAATAATAAAGCAAGCTAAAGAACATGGCTTTATTTCTTTTGAAGAAGTACTTTCCAAAGGAAAGGTTAATTCTGGAGATAAGATTTTTGCAGAGAATAAAGGAAAAGGCGTAGCATTGTTTGTAATGGGTGAGGATAGTCTTGAAAAAGGAATGAAAATAGTAGGGGCACACCTTGATGCTCCAAGACTTGACTTAAAGGCTCAACCACTATATGAAGATGGAGGATTAGCACTTTTTAAAACCCATTATTATGGTGGAATTAAGAAATATCAATGGGTTGCCACACCATTAGCATTACACGGTGTGATTTTCACAAAAAAAGGCGAAAAAGTTAATATCGTTATAGGTGAAGATGAAAATGATCCAGTTCTATATATTACAGACTTACTTCCTCATTTAGCAAAGGATCAAATGGAAAAGAAAATGGGAGAAGGTATCACTGGGGAAGGACTTAATGTATTAATAGGTAGTATTCCTTATGATGGTGATAAGAAGGATGAAACAGTAAAATTGAATGTTTTAAGACTTTTAAATGAAAAATATGGTATTGAAGAGGAAGATTTTGCGGTTGCCGAAATTGAAATCGTACCAGCTGGTAAAGCAAGAGATGTAGGTATCGACAGAAGTATGATAGCTGCTCATGGACATGATGACCGCGTTTGTTCATTTGCTGCACTAAAGGCTGTATTTGAAGTTGAAAGCACAAAACAAACAGTTGTTGGACTATTTGTAGACAAAGAAGAAGTTGGCAGCATGGGCAACACTGGTATGGAATCAATGTTCTTTGAAAATGTAGTAGCAGAGCTTCTTAATTTACAGGGAATAACAAGTTACTTAGGATTACGTAGATCCATGGCTAATTCTAAGGTATTGTCAGGGGACGTTACAGCTGGATTTGATCCTAATTTTCCAGATGTTTTAGATAAACATAATGCTTCCTTCATTGGCAAAGGTGTTACACTTACTAAATATACCGGTTCAAGAGGTAAATCAGGATCAAATGATGCTAATGCAGAGTTTTTGGCAGAGATGAGATATATATTTAATGCTAATGATGTATCATGGCAAGTTGGTGAACTAGGAAAAGTTGATCAAGGTGGCGGAGGAACCATAGCATATATCCTAGCTAATAAGGGAGCTGAGGTTGTAGACTGCGGTACTCCAATGCTAAGCATGCATGCACCAATTGAATTAATAAGTAAAGTAGATTTATATATGACTTATAAAGCATATAAAGCTTTTTATCAAGCTTAA
- the larA gene encoding nickel-dependent lactate racemase — protein sequence MKYSMGFGRTVQEFQFDEKNILGELRPNEVEINLTGELEVKRALENPISSPKLSEIVKPGEKIVIITSDITRPMPSSKVLPHVVDEILKAGCSKDDITIVLALGAHRPHTEEEKRYLVGEDIFNTIKCIDSNQDDYVHLGNTKNGTPVDVFTPVAKADKRICLGNIEYHYFAGYSGGVKAIMPGVSTRHAIQANHSLMVEDEAKAGNLDTNPVRLDLESIEEFISVDFILNVVLNEKKEIVKAVAGHFIDAHREGCRFLDGFYKISIEEKADIVIVSQGGYPKDLNLYQAQKALDNSKHAVKDGGIIILVASCKEGLGEKVFENWMNEAKESKDLIQRIKENFVLGGHKAAAIALVLEKAKIFLVSELEPDFVKTLFMEPFDNVQNALDQALVEKGNDAKIILMPVGGSTLPVYND from the coding sequence ATGAAATATAGCATGGGATTTGGCAGGACTGTTCAAGAATTTCAATTTGATGAAAAGAATATACTAGGTGAATTAAGACCTAATGAAGTGGAGATTAATTTGACAGGTGAATTAGAAGTTAAGAGGGCATTAGAGAACCCTATCAGCTCACCTAAATTATCTGAAATAGTCAAACCTGGGGAAAAAATAGTAATCATCACCAGTGATATTACAAGGCCTATGCCTAGTAGTAAAGTTTTACCTCACGTCGTAGATGAAATACTAAAGGCAGGGTGTTCTAAAGATGATATTACAATAGTATTAGCCCTTGGGGCTCATAGACCACATACAGAAGAAGAAAAAAGATATCTGGTAGGAGAAGATATTTTTAACACCATCAAATGTATTGATAGTAATCAGGATGATTATGTTCATCTTGGAAATACAAAGAATGGCACTCCTGTCGATGTTTTTACACCAGTTGCAAAAGCAGATAAAAGAATATGTTTAGGTAATATTGAATATCATTATTTTGCAGGCTATAGTGGTGGGGTTAAGGCAATAATGCCAGGAGTGTCCACTAGGCATGCAATTCAAGCCAATCATAGTCTAATGGTTGAAGATGAGGCAAAGGCAGGAAATCTGGATACTAATCCAGTAAGACTTGATTTAGAATCCATAGAAGAATTTATATCAGTTGATTTTATTCTCAATGTTGTATTAAATGAAAAGAAGGAAATAGTCAAAGCAGTTGCAGGTCATTTTATAGATGCCCATAGAGAAGGATGTAGATTTTTAGATGGTTTTTATAAGATATCAATAGAAGAGAAAGCAGATATAGTAATAGTATCTCAAGGGGGATACCCTAAAGACTTAAACCTTTATCAGGCTCAAAAGGCTCTAGACAATTCCAAACACGCAGTAAAGGATGGAGGCATTATCATCTTAGTTGCTTCTTGTAAGGAAGGTTTAGGAGAAAAGGTATTTGAAAATTGGATGAATGAAGCGAAGGAGTCTAAGGATTTAATACAAAGAATAAAAGAAAATTTTGTATTGGGAGGTCATAAGGCAGCAGCAATAGCCCTGGTACTGGAAAAGGCCAAAATATTTTTAGTATCAGAACTTGAACCTGATTTTGTAAAAACTTTATTTATGGAACCATTTGATAACGTACAAAATGCCTTGGATCAGGCTCTTGTAGAGAAGGGTAATGATGCCAAAATTATTCTTATGCCAGTTGGCGGTTCAACTCTTCCAGTATATAATGATTAA
- a CDS encoding transketolase family protein yields MTAILTENRVKEVKEMRAAYCETLMELAAENENIVVLDADLMSSMGMVPFSKAYPERTFNVGVQEANMIGIAAGLSATGKIPYAHTFGPFASRRCFDQVFLSCGYAKNNVRITGSDPGVTAAFNGGTHMPFEDIGLMRNIPDITILEPVDTTMLKDLIKQIADPFGVFYIRLLRKNAIKIYEEGSTFEIGKAVTLMDGEDVTIIATGIMVDDALKAAEKLKDEGISARVLNMFTIKPIDTEAIIKAATETGAIVTCENHNIINGLGSAVAEVIVENHPVPMERVGVRDSFGEVGPESYLRERFNLTTDKIINRVKLALERKESRCCNV; encoded by the coding sequence ATGACTGCAATTTTAACAGAGAACAGAGTCAAGGAAGTTAAGGAAATGAGAGCTGCATATTGTGAGACACTTATGGAGCTGGCTGCTGAAAATGAAAATATAGTGGTTCTTGATGCGGATCTGATGAGTTCAATGGGAATGGTGCCTTTCTCAAAAGCATATCCAGAAAGAACCTTTAACGTTGGAGTACAGGAGGCAAATATGATTGGAATAGCAGCGGGATTATCTGCTACTGGGAAAATTCCTTATGCTCATACATTTGGGCCATTTGCATCCAGAAGATGCTTTGATCAAGTATTTCTATCCTGTGGCTATGCGAAAAACAACGTAAGAATAACAGGAAGTGATCCAGGAGTAACAGCAGCATTTAATGGTGGAACTCATATGCCATTTGAGGATATTGGATTAATGAGAAATATACCTGATATCACTATACTAGAACCTGTAGATACAACAATGCTTAAAGATTTAATAAAGCAAATAGCTGACCCATTTGGAGTATTTTATATAAGGCTTTTAAGGAAAAATGCTATAAAAATATATGAAGAAGGGTCTACATTCGAAATAGGAAAAGCTGTAACTCTAATGGACGGAGAAGACGTTACCATTATTGCCACGGGAATAATGGTAGATGATGCATTAAAAGCTGCCGAGAAATTAAAAGATGAAGGAATATCTGCAAGAGTGTTAAATATGTTTACTATTAAACCAATAGATACAGAAGCTATCATAAAAGCAGCAACTGAAACAGGAGCTATAGTAACCTGTGAAAATCACAATATAATTAACGGACTAGGCTCCGCAGTAGCAGAAGTTATAGTAGAAAACCATCCAGTTCCAATGGAAAGGGTTGGCGTTAGAGATTCCTTCGGTGAAGTTGGCCCTGAAAGTTATTTGAGAGAAAGATTTAACCTTACAACAGACAAAATTATAAATCGAGTTAAGTTAGCCTTAGAAAGAAAGGAAAGTAGGTGTTGTAATGTATAG
- a CDS encoding 5-deoxy-glucuronate isomerase encodes MYRIRPTKEFDYGYNSITTIDEKEKNTMMDFGILKMKVNQVETDFEDKERAYLLIEGEAKLEWEENSCVIKRDSCFDDSPWVLHLPADVEVKITALKDDTEFAVTKTFNERKFDSRLYTPEECASEQRGKGTMKETSTRIVRTVFDYSNADYSNLVVGEVIDYPGKWSSYPPHHHPQPEIYYYRFYPENGYGFCQLGEDVVMVKHNDTVKVVDELSHPQTTAPGYAMYYLWVIRHVDGDPYITPTFEPEHLWVTKEDAKIWPDY; translated from the coding sequence ATGTATAGAATCAGACCGACAAAAGAATTTGACTATGGATATAATTCGATAACTACCATAGATGAAAAAGAAAAAAATACTATGATGGACTTTGGCATACTAAAGATGAAAGTAAATCAAGTAGAGACAGATTTTGAGGATAAGGAGAGAGCATATTTACTAATTGAAGGGGAAGCAAAACTAGAATGGGAAGAAAATTCTTGTGTAATTAAAAGAGACTCTTGTTTTGATGATAGTCCTTGGGTACTGCATCTTCCTGCAGATGTAGAAGTTAAGATTACTGCATTAAAGGATGATACTGAGTTTGCTGTAACCAAAACTTTTAATGAAAGAAAATTTGATTCAAGGCTATATACTCCGGAAGAATGTGCAAGTGAACAAAGGGGAAAGGGCACAATGAAGGAAACATCTACACGGATTGTAAGAACTGTATTTGATTATTCAAATGCGGATTATTCCAATTTAGTAGTCGGAGAAGTAATAGATTATCCTGGTAAATGGTCAAGTTATCCTCCGCACCATCATCCACAGCCTGAAATATATTATTATAGGTTTTATCCTGAAAATGGATATGGATTCTGTCAACTTGGTGAAGATGTAGTTATGGTTAAGCACAATGATACAGTCAAGGTCGTTGATGAATTATCACATCCGCAGACTACAGCTCCAGGATATGCAATGTATTATCTTTGGGTAATAAGACATGTTGACGGGGACCCATATATAACTCCTACTTTTGAACCCGAGCATTTGTGGGTTACTAAAGAAGATGCCAAGATTTGGCCAGATTATTAA
- the iolD gene encoding 3D-(3,5/4)-trihydroxycyclohexane-1,2-dione acylhydrolase (decyclizing) produces the protein MKTIKLTVGQALMKFLDNQYVEFDGVENKFVKGVFTIFGHGIVVGFGEALESYKGDIKVYQGRNEQGMAHAAIGYAKQKNRREIIACSSSIGPGALNLVTAAGTATANRIPLLLFPGDTFACRQPDPVLQQIEQPHNLNITANDAFKAVSKYWDRITRPEQLMSAMINAMRVLTDPAETGAVTICLSQDAEAEAYDYPVEFFRKRIHHINRRPPSSNEVKRVAEIIKNKKKPLLICGGGVTYSEAGEALLNFAEKFNIPIGETQAGKGIIDWNHPLNLGGIGVTGTKAANLAARDSDVIIAVGTRLGDFTTSSKWAFQNEDVEIVSINVNSFDAYKMDSTMMVADAKEGLKALEELLTEYGYRSTYVNEIKELRADWNNEVDRLYSIELENGFSQTRALGIINEFIDESSVVVGSSGSLPGDLQRVWRTKGYKNYHMEYGFSCMGYEVCASLGVKIAEPEKEIYAMVGDGSYLMLHSELVTSIQEGKKINVILFDNNGFGCINNLQVGQGIPSFNTEFRYRNPETERLDGDYIPMDFAKSAEGYGVKTFRATNSEELREALIAAKNEKRSTLIDIKVLPKTMTDGYESWWRVGVPEISDYASVNEAYKNMEEGISKTKKF, from the coding sequence GTGAAAACTATTAAACTAACAGTCGGACAGGCGCTGATGAAATTCTTAGATAATCAGTATGTTGAATTCGATGGTGTTGAAAATAAATTTGTTAAAGGTGTATTCACAATCTTTGGTCATGGAATAGTAGTAGGCTTTGGTGAAGCTCTTGAATCATACAAAGGTGATATAAAAGTATATCAGGGCAGAAATGAACAGGGAATGGCACATGCGGCAATAGGCTATGCAAAGCAGAAAAATAGAAGAGAAATAATTGCCTGCTCTTCATCCATAGGTCCAGGTGCATTAAATTTGGTAACTGCAGCAGGAACTGCTACAGCAAATAGAATACCACTTTTGCTTTTTCCAGGAGATACATTTGCTTGTAGACAACCTGATCCAGTATTACAGCAGATAGAACAGCCACATAACCTAAATATAACTGCTAATGATGCATTTAAAGCTGTGTCAAAATATTGGGATAGAATTACACGACCTGAACAGCTGATGAGTGCAATGATAAATGCTATGAGAGTTTTAACGGATCCTGCTGAAACTGGAGCTGTAACCATTTGCCTTTCCCAGGATGCAGAGGCAGAAGCATATGATTATCCTGTAGAATTCTTTAGGAAAAGAATACATCACATAAATAGAAGACCTCCTTCTAGTAACGAGGTTAAGAGAGTAGCTGAAATAATCAAGAATAAGAAGAAGCCATTGTTAATTTGTGGTGGTGGAGTAACCTATTCTGAAGCTGGTGAAGCATTATTAAACTTTGCAGAGAAATTTAATATACCTATTGGTGAAACACAGGCTGGGAAAGGGATCATAGATTGGAATCATCCTTTGAACCTAGGAGGAATTGGTGTAACAGGAACAAAGGCTGCAAATCTTGCTGCAAGAGATTCAGATGTGATTATTGCAGTAGGCACTAGACTTGGAGATTTTACTACAAGCTCAAAATGGGCATTCCAAAATGAAGATGTAGAAATAGTAAGTATAAATGTAAATTCCTTCGACGCATATAAGATGGATTCGACTATGATGGTAGCAGATGCTAAAGAAGGATTAAAGGCACTTGAAGAATTATTGACTGAATACGGATACAGGTCAACATATGTAAATGAAATTAAGGAGTTAAGAGCAGATTGGAATAATGAAGTAGATAGATTATATAGTATAGAACTTGAAAACGGTTTCTCACAAACTAGAGCACTAGGCATTATCAATGAATTCATTGATGAGAGCTCTGTAGTTGTAGGTTCGTCTGGAAGCTTACCAGGGGACCTTCAGAGAGTATGGAGAACTAAGGGATATAAAAACTACCATATGGAATACGGATTCTCATGTATGGGATATGAAGTTTGTGCATCTTTAGGAGTTAAGATTGCAGAGCCTGAAAAAGAAATATATGCAATGGTAGGAGATGGAAGTTATCTTATGCTTCATTCAGAGTTAGTAACAAGCATCCAAGAAGGTAAAAAGATAAATGTAATCCTCTTTGATAATAACGGCTTTGGCTGTATAAATAACCTTCAAGTAGGACAAGGAATTCCATCCTTTAACACTGAATTCAGATATAGAAATCCAGAAACAGAGAGACTGGATGGAGATTATATACCTATGGATTTTGCCAAGTCTGCAGAAGGCTATGGTGTGAAGACTTTTAGAGCAACAAATTCAGAGGAGTTAAGGGAAGCCTTAATAGCTGCTAAGAATGAAAAGAGATCAACACTTATTGATATTAAGGTTCTTCCAAAGACTATGACAGATGGTTACGAATCTTGGTGGAGAGTTGGAGTTCCAGAAATTTCAGATTATGCAAGTGTTAATGAAGCTTACAAAAATATGGAAGAGGGAATTTCAAAGACTAAAAAATTCTAA
- the iolG gene encoding inositol 2-dehydrogenase — protein MNKKLKIGIIGAGRIGKLHAENIINNFKDIEIKAIADIYADKIEDWARNLGINNVYEDYQEIINDEEIEAVLICSSTNTHAKITIEAANVGKHIFCEKPIDFDVKKIKEALDAVDKAGVKFQIGFNRRFDHNFRKVRQLVEDGSIGDPHIIKVTSRDPQAPPIEYVKVSGGMFIDMTIHDFDMVRYLSRSEVEEVYTNAAVLVDPKIGEAGDVDTAIISLKFKNGAIGVIDNSRSAAYGYDQRVEVFGSLGAVTVSNDTDTSAVLHTVDGIVSDKPKYFFLERYKDSFVTEMKEFFDAIINDTNTPVTGIDGLKPVLIGMAAKKSYEENRPVRIEEIEI, from the coding sequence ATGAATAAGAAGCTTAAAATAGGAATAATAGGTGCAGGGAGAATTGGCAAGCTACATGCTGAGAATATAATTAACAACTTTAAGGATATTGAGATTAAGGCAATTGCTGATATATATGCTGATAAGATAGAAGATTGGGCAAGAAATTTAGGTATAAATAATGTATATGAGGACTATCAAGAGATAATAAATGATGAAGAGATAGAAGCAGTACTAATTTGTTCATCTACTAACACCCATGCAAAGATAACTATTGAAGCAGCTAATGTTGGAAAGCATATATTCTGTGAAAAACCTATAGATTTCGATGTGAAGAAAATAAAAGAGGCATTAGATGCAGTAGATAAAGCTGGAGTAAAATTCCAGATAGGATTCAACAGACGTTTTGATCATAACTTTAGGAAGGTCCGCCAATTAGTAGAGGATGGAAGTATTGGAGATCCACATATCATAAAAGTAACTTCAAGAGATCCTCAGGCTCCACCAATTGAATATGTAAAGGTATCTGGTGGAATGTTTATAGATATGACAATTCATGACTTCGATATGGTCAGATATCTATCGAGAAGCGAAGTTGAAGAAGTCTATACAAATGCAGCAGTATTAGTGGATCCTAAAATAGGTGAAGCAGGAGATGTGGATACTGCCATTATAAGTCTAAAGTTTAAGAATGGAGCAATTGGAGTAATTGACAACAGTAGAAGTGCAGCTTATGGATATGATCAAAGAGTGGAGGTATTTGGTTCCTTAGGGGCTGTAACTGTAAGTAATGATACCGACACTTCAGCTGTTCTTCACACAGTAGATGGAATAGTGTCAGATAAACCTAAGTATTTCTTCTTGGAAAGATACAAGGATTCATTTGTAACAGAAATGAAAGAATTCTTTGATGCTATTATTAACGATACAAATACACCAGTTACTGGGATAGACGGCTTAAAGCCTGTGTTGATTGGAATGGCAGCAAAGAAGTCATATGAGGAAAACAGACCAGTAAGAATTGAAGAGATCGAAATTTAG
- the iolE gene encoding myo-inosose-2 dehydratase, with amino-acid sequence MFDNNKVKLGIAPIAWTNDDMPQLGGENTFEQCISEMSLAGFTGSEVGNKYPRDTKALKKALELRNVQIASAWFSSFVVSKPFEEVAEEFIKHRDFLHEMGAKVIVVSEQSKSIQGKMDVPVFKQKPYFNDDEWETLTRGLENLGKLAAEKDMKIVYHHHMGTGVQTSEEIDKLMEMTSPELVYLLFDTGHLTYSGEDPEYILKKYIHRIKHVHLKDIREDVLKKVKDEDLSFLQGVKKGTFTVPGDGMIDFEPLFRILDEHNYEGWFIVEAEQDPALANPLEYAIKARNYIREKTGL; translated from the coding sequence ATGTTTGATAACAATAAAGTTAAGTTAGGCATTGCCCCAATAGCATGGACAAATGATGATATGCCCCAGCTTGGAGGAGAGAATACCTTTGAGCAGTGTATAAGTGAAATGTCACTTGCAGGATTTACGGGAAGTGAAGTTGGAAATAAATATCCTAGAGATACTAAGGCCTTAAAGAAGGCACTAGAATTAAGAAACGTACAGATAGCAAGTGCATGGTTTAGCTCCTTTGTAGTTTCAAAGCCATTTGAAGAGGTCGCAGAAGAATTTATAAAGCATAGAGACTTTCTCCATGAAATGGGGGCAAAGGTCATAGTAGTTTCTGAGCAGAGTAAAAGCATACAAGGCAAAATGGATGTTCCTGTATTTAAGCAAAAACCATATTTTAACGATGATGAGTGGGAAACATTAACTAGAGGATTGGAGAATCTAGGCAAGCTAGCAGCAGAAAAAGATATGAAGATTGTTTATCATCATCATATGGGCACAGGAGTTCAAACATCTGAAGAAATAGATAAATTGATGGAAATGACTAGTCCAGAGCTTGTATACCTGTTATTTGATACAGGACATTTAACCTACTCAGGTGAAGATCCAGAATATATCTTAAAAAAGTATATTCATAGAATTAAACACGTTCATCTAAAGGATATAAGAGAAGATGTACTGAAGAAGGTAAAGGATGAAGATTTAAGCTTTCTACAGGGAGTAAAGAAAGGTACTTTTACTGTGCCTGGAGATGGTATGATCGACTTTGAACCATTATTCAGAATTTTAGATGAACATAATTATGAAGGTTGGTTTATAGTGGAGGCTGAGCAGGATCCAGCTTTGGCAAATCCATTGGAATATGCTATAAAAGCTAGAAATTATATAAGAGAAAAGACAGGTTTGTAA
- a CDS encoding transketolase, with the protein MLSRERIKELKIFATNIRIEAIKALGNLGFGHVGGSFSIADALAVLYGEVMNIDPSNPKWEDRDWLICSKGHSGPSIYAALALRGYFPIEDLMSINKPGTKFPSHCDKNLTTGIDMTTGSLGQGSSLAVGVALGHKLDKKDNYTYLILGDGEIQEGQIWEAVSYAAHAGLDNLITFVDYNKKQLDGFLVDINKPFSISGKFKSFGWHTQDIDGHDIEAIYNAIEEAKKIKDQPSVIVLDTIKGKGWNYCETAPSNHHITISKEQMEDALQELNKQLDEVII; encoded by the coding sequence ATGTTAAGTAGGGAAAGAATTAAAGAGCTTAAAATATTTGCAACTAATATTAGAATCGAGGCAATAAAGGCTCTTGGAAATTTAGGATTTGGACATGTAGGTGGATCATTTTCAATTGCGGATGCTCTTGCTGTACTTTACGGCGAAGTAATGAATATAGATCCAAGTAATCCCAAATGGGAAGATAGAGATTGGTTAATTTGTTCAAAAGGACATTCAGGACCTTCAATATATGCAGCATTAGCGCTAAGGGGATATTTTCCTATTGAAGATTTAATGTCAATAAATAAACCAGGAACAAAATTTCCAAGTCATTGTGATAAGAACCTGACAACTGGAATAGATATGACTACTGGATCCTTAGGTCAAGGCTCCTCATTAGCAGTAGGTGTAGCTCTAGGACATAAGCTTGATAAAAAAGACAATTATACCTATCTTATTCTAGGTGATGGTGAAATTCAGGAGGGTCAAATATGGGAAGCGGTATCCTATGCAGCCCATGCTGGACTTGATAATTTAATTACATTTGTAGATTACAATAAAAAACAATTAGATGGCTTTTTAGTAGATATAAATAAGCCATTTAGTATATCTGGTAAATTTAAAAGCTTTGGGTGGCATACTCAAGATATAGACGGTCACGATATAGAGGCCATATATAATGCTATAGAAGAAGCAAAAAAGATTAAAGATCAACCTTCAGTTATAGTTCTAGATACTATTAAAGGAAAGGGCTGGAATTATTGTGAAACAGCTCCATCAAATCATCATATTACAATTAGTAAGGAGCAAATGGAAGACGCTTTACAGGAGCTGAATAAACAACTGGATGAGGTGATAATCTGA